A part of Mustela erminea isolate mMusErm1 chromosome 9, mMusErm1.Pri, whole genome shotgun sequence genomic DNA contains:
- the LOC116599947 gene encoding olfactory receptor 1009-like, whose translation MAIENNTRVTEFIFTGLSYNPQFQVFLFLLFLSFYLINLTGNLGMIILIRVDSCLHTPMYFFLSHLSFVDICFSSVVIPKMLTDFFVKRKVISFLGCALQQWFFGFFVAAECFLLASMVYDCYVAICNPLLYSVAMSQRLCIQLVVGPYVIGFVNTMTHTPNAFRLPFCGPNVINHFFCDMSPLLSLVCADSRLTKLVVFVVAGAVGVFSGLTIVVSYTYILIAIMKIHSAEGRRKAFSTCSSHLTAVSILYGTLFFIYVRPSASFSLDINKVVSVFYTAVIPMLNPLIYSLRNREVKDAIHRTVTRRKMCRD comes from the coding sequence ATGGCCATTGAAAACAACACGAGGGTCACTGAATTCATTTTCACAGGTTTGAGTTACAAcccccagtttcaggtcttcctcttcctgctcttcctgaGTTTCTACCTCATCAATCTCACCGGAAACTTGGGTATGATTATTCTGATTCGGGTTGATTCCTGCCTTCACACgcccatgtactttttcctcagCCACTTGTCCTTTGTGGacatctgcttctcctctgttgTGATCCCCAAGATGCTCACTGACTTCTTCGTGAAGAGGAAGGTCATCTCTTTCTTGGGCTGTGCTTTGCAACAGTGGTTTTTTGGGTTCTTTGTGGCAGCAGAGTGTTTTCTGCTGGCATCCATGGTCTATGActgctatgtggccatctgcaaccCATTATTGTATTCCGTTGCCATGTCCCAGAGACTGTGTATCCAGCTGGTCGTTGGTCCCTACGTCATCGGGTTCGTGAACACCATGACCCATACACCGAATGCATTTCGTCTTCCTTTTTGCGGCCCCAATGTCATTAATCATTTCTTCTGTGATATGTCCCCCCTGCTTTCCCTCGTATGTGCTGACAGCAGGCTTACTAAGTTGGTAGTTTTTGTTGTGGCTGGAGCTGTGGGAGTCTTCAGTGGTCTGACTATCGTGGTCTCCTACACGTATATCCTCATTGCCATCATGAAGATCCACTCTGCTGAGGGCAGGCGCAAAGCCTTTTCTACTTGTTCTTCTCACCTGACGGCTGTCTCCATCCTATATGgtactcttttctttatttatgtacGGCCTAGTGCAAGTTTCTCGTTGGACATCAATAAAGTGGTATCGGTGTTTTACACAGCCGTGATCCCCATGTTGAACCCACTTATCTACAGCTTGAGAAACAGGGAGGTCAAAGATGCCATCCACAGGACCGTTACTAGGAGGAAGATGTGTAGGGACTAA